A single region of the Brassica rapa cultivar Chiifu-401-42 chromosome A03, CAAS_Brap_v3.01, whole genome shotgun sequence genome encodes:
- the LOC103859316 gene encoding probable L-type lectin-domain containing receptor kinase VI.1 — translation MAMLLKALSFFFALCFVSYGTMATTHENSSFSFDGFAKSQTFYKDVSLFGDSKLVSSTSSIQLTNSVSGSLGGVFYKKPIKLLQGKERRNSLSFSTHFSFSMPNEIADVLGFVMVPTSFDLGLFGKKDTTSSSALGFLFQFAKNETVVGFEFDVSSGGNRARILIGSQIRNLSFRGDLMMEKGGRLNCMVEYEGSSKRMMIRFRKAGSVKMYDPFFSFSVDLEELWNGGEFMVGLSSANGNSSNAHFLYSWGVEVWHPPPVWMHSEPLQPYEALEGDSSTEEEEGVGRNECVWGMIGVLVLGAVCGALGAVLALCIWTLCGVRRSMVVVPEECPVKAVSFVEEGKK, via the coding sequence ATGGCGATGTTGCTCAAAGCTCTATCCTTTTTCTTTGCTCTGTGCTTCGTGAGTTATGGAACCATGGCTACTACACATGAGAACTCCTCCTTTTCATTTGATGGGTTCGCGAAGTCTCAGACTTTTTACAAGGATGTCTCTCTGTTCGGAGATTCGAAGCTGGTCAGTTCCACTTCTTCGATTCAGCTGACTAACTCAGTGAGTGGAAGCTTGGGAGGAGTCTTTTACAAGAAACCCATCAAGCTTCTCCAAGGTAAAGAGAGGAGGAACTCGCTATCTTTCTCCACTCACTTCTCCTTCTCGATGCCTAACGAGATTGCTGACGTCCTGGGGTTTGTAATGGTCCCGACAAGTTTTGATCTTGGTCTGTTCGGTAAGAAAGACACCACCTCCTCCTCTGCTTTAGGGTTTCTGTTTCAGTTCGCAAAGAACGAGACGGTTGTTGGCTTTGAGTTTGATGTATCCAGTGGAGGTAACCGTGCGAGAATCTTGATAGGTTCTCAAATTAGAAACCTTTCGTTTAGGGGTGACTTGATGATGGAGAAAGGAGGGAGGCTGAACTGTATGGTTGAGTATGAGGGGAGTTCCAAGAGGATGATGATTCGGTTTAGAAAAGCTGGTTCGGTTAAGATGTATGATCCGTTCTTCTCTTTCTCGGTGGACTTGGAGGAGCTTTGGAATGGTGGTGAGTTCATGGTGGGGTTAAGTTCTGCAAACGGGAACTCTTCAAATGCGCATTTTCTATATTCGTGGGGGGTTGAGGTATGGCATCCTCCTCCGGTGTGGATGCATTCAGAGCCGCTTCAGCCGTATGAAGCATTGGAGGGTGATAGTTCTACTGAGGAGGAAGAGGGTGTTGGGAGAAACGAGTGTGTATGGGGGATGATAGGTGTTTTGGTGTTGGGTGCAGTGTGTGGAGCCTTGGGAGCAGTGTTGGCTTTGTGTATCTGGACATTATGTGGTGTGAGGAGGTCAATGGTGGTGGTTCCAGAGGAATGTCCTGTGAAAGCTGTTAGTTTTGTTGAAGAAG